In the Streptomyces fradiae ATCC 10745 = DSM 40063 genome, GTTCCCGTACTCGGTGAGCGTGGCCCGGCTGAAGCGGAACGCCTCCGGGGCCACCCCGAGGAACTTGCTGAGGTCGTCCAGGATGCGCGGACCGCCGGCGTGGATGATGTAGAAGTCCAGGTCGGAGGCGTCCCACCCGTGCTGCCCCGCCAGTTGCTGGAGCGCCGGGGCGAGCGGCTCCATCGTGCCGGGGACCCGCTTGTCCAGCTTGAAGTGGAATCCGGTCGCCCGGATGTCGTAGGCGATCCAGTCGACCGTCTCCGGCACCAGGTACGAGCCGTTGCGCTCCAGCGCGACGCCCGTGCCGCCCTTGCCGCGCATCACGGCCGCGGCGATCCCGTCGCCGAACAGGCCGTTCGACAGCAGGTTCCCGACGCCGAGGTCGGTCGGCTGGTAGCAGAGCGAGCAGAACTCGCACGCCACGATCAGGGCGTTGGCGTCCGGGTAGGCGTTGCAGAAGTCGTGCGCCCGGTTGATGGCGGCACCGCCCGCCGCACAGCCCAGCTGGGCGATGGGCACCTGGCGGGTGTCGCTGCGGAAGTCCATGGTGTTGATCAGCCACGCCGTGAGCGACGGCATCATGAAGCCCGTGCACGACACGTAGATGATCACGTCGATGTCCGAGGCGCGCAGTTCCGCGTCCTCCAGTGCCCGCCGTATGACGGCGGGCACCCGCGCCTTCGCCTCCGCCTCGTACACGGCGTTGCGCTGCTCGAAACCGGGGTGCCGCAGCGTCTCCTCGATGGGCCGCAGGATGTGCCGCTTGCGGACGCCGGTGTTCTCCATCAGACGCAGGGCCAGCGGGAGCTGCGGGTGGTCGGCGTGGATGGTGCGCGCCAGGTCGAGCGTCTCCTCCATGGTGATCACATGCTCGGGGACGGACACCGCGGGTCTGCACAACGTGGCCATGATGTCGAGCCCTTTCGTCGCGTGTTGCTCACGTTCACTCAAAGAATGTGCGAGCACCGGCCACCGCGCGCGGCGAGGCGACCGCACGGGGTGACCGCGCCCCGGCTCCGCGCCCCCCGCACCGGGCGCGGGCAGGGCGGAAGCCCCCGGAGCGGTGCCGGCCGCTCACCCGTCCGGTCGGCACTCCGACGCACGAACGCCGGTCCCGGCGCGAGGTCCGGCCCGGCGAACGGGGCAGCGGATGCGCGACGGCCGCCGCCGTCGCACGATGGACCAATGCGCCATCACCTGCGGATAGTTCACGGTTCACCGACGAGCGTGGAGCTCGCCGCCGTCACCGCCGTCCTGAGCGCCCTCGCGCTGGGCGGCCATGCTCCGGGCCACTCCCACCGCCGCGACCACCGCCCGCGCCGCGCCTACTGGGATCTGCACTGGAACCCGCACCCGGTTCCGCACTCCTGGTGCGCCCGCGGGGCCCGTGCCCCGTTCCCCGGCCGGTAGGTGAGGCGGTCGGGCCGCTCTCGTGCCCGGCCCGGCCGACGGGCCGCGTCGCGTACGGCGCGCGCGGCGCGTGCCGGCCGGCGGCCACGCCCGCGGCGGTACGAGAGCACGGCCCCCGCCGGGTGCGCCCCGACCGGGCGCGCTGCCCGCCCCGGCGGCGCACGGCGGTGCACGGCGGCGCAGGCAGGGCAGCCCGCAGGCCGGGTGGCCGGGTCGGCCCCGGCAGCCCGGGCCCGGCCACCGCCGCCGCACGCCCCACCCCGCGCCGCCGGGCCGCACGGCCGTCGGGCGCTACTCCGACCGGCCCACCCCGTGGTCGGCCAGACGGCCCACCGCCAGCCCCCGCGCCCGGCACTCGGCGACGAGGCCCGGCAGCGCGCCCAGCGCCGCCCGCCAGGAGCCGGGCGCGCACATCGCGTCGGAGTCGTGCAGCAGCACCGTCGCTCCGCCGCACAGGCCGCGCGCCACCTCGGCCCGCACGCTCAGCGGGGACGCGTCCGCCGTCCAGTCGCGCCCCCACGCCGACCACAGCACGGGCCGCAGCCCCGCCGCCCGCGCCGCCGCCCAGCGGCCGCCGGTCAGCACACCGTACGGCGGGCGGTACCAGAGCGGCCGGCGCCCCGCCACGGCCTCCACCAGCGCCGCCGCCCGCGCCACCTCGCGGACGTCCCGGACCGGCCGCGGCAGCCACGGCGGGTCGTGCCGCCAGCCGTGCACGGCCAGTTCGTGGCCCTCCGCCGCGATGCGCCGCCCCAGTCCCGGCGCCCGCTCCAGCCGCTCGCCGAGCACGAAGAAGGTCGCGCGCACCGACAGCCGGTCCAGGGCGCGCAGGAACAGCGGGGTCGTGTCCGGATCGGGTCCGTCGTCGAAGGTCAGCGCCACCCGCCCCGGA is a window encoding:
- a CDS encoding type III polyketide synthase, which encodes MATLCRPAVSVPEHVITMEETLDLARTIHADHPQLPLALRLMENTGVRKRHILRPIEETLRHPGFEQRNAVYEAEAKARVPAVIRRALEDAELRASDIDVIIYVSCTGFMMPSLTAWLINTMDFRSDTRQVPIAQLGCAAGGAAINRAHDFCNAYPDANALIVACEFCSLCYQPTDLGVGNLLSNGLFGDGIAAAVMRGKGGTGVALERNGSYLVPETVDWIAYDIRATGFHFKLDKRVPGTMEPLAPALQQLAGQHGWDASDLDFYIIHAGGPRILDDLSKFLGVAPEAFRFSRATLTEYGNIASAVVLDALRRLFDEGGTPDAARGLLAGFGPGITAEMSLGRWTTSESSRPAARAATRGATTTITPKAFIDAYTDSEEPDRAG
- a CDS encoding acyl-CoA carboxylase subunit epsilon, with the protein product MRHHLRIVHGSPTSVELAAVTAVLSALALGGHAPGHSHRRDHRPRRAYWDLHWNPHPVPHSWCARGARAPFPGR
- a CDS encoding polysaccharide deacetylase family protein, which encodes MAAAAGVVGWHVVPAGLWLPGVRAALWPALDGRGDPGRVALTFDDGPDPDTTPLFLRALDRLSVRATFFVLGERLERAPGLGRRIAAEGHELAVHGWRHDPPWLPRPVRDVREVARAAALVEAVAGRRPLWYRPPYGVLTGGRWAAARAAGLRPVLWSAWGRDWTADASPLSVRAEVARGLCGGATVLLHDSDAMCAPGSWRAALGALPGLVAECRARGLAVGRLADHGVGRSE